Sequence from the Bacteroidota bacterium genome:
CCAACGAATTATGAGAAATCATCGCATAGCCAGACGTTTGACATGGGCCGTTTCGGTTCCTATTTTGATGTTTACCGGTTGTGTCATTGACCAACGGGAGCCATTGCTGACGGATTTGGGACCAACCCCCTTGGAGTTGCAAACGCCCTCCAACATGCCACCCATTACGATTCCTGCAGACAATCCCATGACCGTCGAAGGTGTCGAGCTTGGCCGCAAGCTGTTTTATGAGGAGCTTCTCAGTGGAGACAATACCCAGTCTTGTGGTTCCTGCCACGCCCAGGCCTTTGCCTTCAGCGACAACGGAAAACAATTCAGCGAGGGTATCGACGGCCAATTGGGAAACATGAACGCCATGGCGATCATGAACTTGGGTTGGGCGCAGGAATTCTTCTGGGATGGCCGTTCATTTGGGATGGAAGTCCAAGCACGCGAGCCTGTCATCAATCCGATCGAAATGCATGAGAGTTGGGAAAATGCAGTTGCTGAGCTTCAAGCGACTGCTGAATATCCACGATTGTTCAAGGCGGCTTTCGGAACAGATGACATTACG
This genomic interval carries:
- a CDS encoding cytochrome-c peroxidase, which gives rise to MRNHRIARRLTWAVSVPILMFTGCVIDQREPLLTDLGPTPLELQTPSNMPPITIPADNPMTVEGVELGRKLFYEELLSGDNTQSCGSCHAQAFAFSDNGKQFSEGIDGQLGNMNAMAIMNLGWAQEFFWDGRSFGMEVQAREPVINPIEMHESWENAVAELQATAEYPRLFKAAFGTDDITEELAVKAIAQFERTLISGNSEYDKFYRGEPNSFSQAAFRGMQIFFTERGDCFHCHTVDLLSTFEYHNNGLDATFNADNIGRAGVTGRTSDTGKFKVPSLRNVEVSGPYMHDGRFATLEEVIEHYNSGIVRSPTLSPQIKQPDGLFLTEQEKSDLLAFMKSLTDQEFLTNPAFSDPN